In uncultured Draconibacterium sp., one genomic interval encodes:
- a CDS encoding arylsulfatase, with protein sequence MKNLFLLICAIAILWVSACSTKNKEQQHPNIIYILADDLGYGDISAFNEQGKIQTPNIDKLATDGIRFTDAHTTSAVCTPTRYGILTGRYNWRSTLKSGVLTGTSKALIPSSRTTVASLLKKNNYNTAFIGKWHLGWDWALKDSSQQLGTGWNPDDFDNIDFSKPVKNGPKELGFDYSYGHSASLDIAPYVYVENGMPTQVPDSASVNTGKYSWWREGPTSADFIHEEVTPNFFRKSFTYIKEMSGLEKPFFLYLALPSPHTPILPTEEWQGKSGLNPYGDFVMMVDDYVGQMQQIVKEAEIEENTIVIFTSDNGCAPAAKIEELTAKGHYPCYIYRGHKADIFEGGHRVPFIVKWPGKITPGSLSNHTICTTDLMATCAEITGSQLANNEGEDSFSMLPLMDETNHNQPIREATVHHSINGSFAIRKGPWKLNLCPGSGGWSYPRPENKEVIDTLPMYQLYNLENDPGETNNLYLTNQEKADELKALLTKYIVEGRSTPGVPQQNDPINFDWQQVGFINE encoded by the coding sequence ATGAAGAACTTATTCCTGTTAATTTGTGCGATCGCAATACTTTGGGTGAGTGCATGTTCAACAAAAAACAAAGAGCAACAACATCCCAACATCATTTATATTTTAGCCGATGACCTGGGCTATGGCGACATATCGGCTTTTAACGAGCAGGGGAAAATACAAACTCCGAATATCGACAAACTGGCTACTGATGGCATACGATTTACTGATGCACACACCACTTCAGCAGTTTGCACACCCACCCGCTATGGCATTTTAACAGGCCGTTACAATTGGCGCAGCACTTTAAAATCGGGCGTTCTTACAGGAACGTCGAAGGCGCTGATTCCAAGCAGCAGAACAACAGTAGCCAGTTTATTAAAGAAGAACAACTACAATACCGCCTTTATCGGGAAATGGCATTTGGGATGGGACTGGGCGCTAAAAGATAGCAGTCAGCAGCTTGGTACCGGTTGGAATCCTGATGATTTCGATAACATCGATTTTTCGAAACCGGTGAAAAATGGCCCGAAAGAATTAGGCTTCGACTATTCGTACGGGCACAGCGCATCATTGGATATTGCTCCGTATGTTTATGTGGAGAACGGGATGCCAACACAAGTTCCCGATTCGGCGAGTGTAAACACCGGCAAATATTCGTGGTGGCGCGAGGGACCAACATCGGCCGACTTTATTCACGAAGAGGTTACGCCCAATTTTTTCCGTAAATCATTTACGTACATAAAAGAAATGTCAGGGCTGGAAAAACCGTTCTTTTTGTATTTAGCACTGCCATCACCTCACACGCCCATTTTACCAACCGAGGAGTGGCAAGGTAAAAGCGGTTTAAATCCCTATGGCGATTTTGTGATGATGGTTGATGACTATGTTGGACAAATGCAACAAATAGTAAAAGAAGCAGAAATTGAAGAAAATACGATTGTGATTTTCACCAGCGATAATGGTTGCGCTCCGGCTGCAAAAATCGAGGAACTGACTGCAAAAGGCCACTACCCCTGTTACATTTACCGGGGGCACAAAGCTGACATTTTTGAGGGAGGCCACCGTGTTCCGTTTATTGTAAAATGGCCGGGTAAAATTACTCCGGGATCATTGTCGAACCATACAATCTGCACCACCGACCTGATGGCAACATGCGCCGAAATTACTGGTTCCCAACTGGCGAACAACGAAGGAGAAGACAGTTTCAGCATGTTACCTTTGATGGACGAAACAAACCACAACCAGCCCATTCGTGAGGCAACGGTACACCATTCTATCAACGGCAGTTTTGCCATTAGGAAAGGTCCGTGGAAACTTAATCTATGCCCAGGCTCGGGCGGCTGGAGTTATCCACGACCGGAAAATAAAGAAGTTATTGATACACTCCCGATGTACCAGTTGTATAATCTGGAAAACGATCCGGGCGAAACCAACAACCTCTACCTAACCAACCAGGAAAAGGCTGATGAACTAAAGGCACTGCTAACAAAATACATCGTTGAAGGACGAAGTACTCCGGGAGTACCGCAACAAAACGATCCGATCAATTTCGACTGGCAGCAAGTAGGTTTTATAAATGAATAA
- a CDS encoding nitronate monooxygenase has protein sequence MNRICNLFNIKYPVIQGGMVWCSGWKLASAVSNSGGLGLIGAGSMHPETLEEHIVKMKAATDKSFGVNVPLMYPETERVMDIIAAHEVPVVFTSAGSPKKWTGWLKDKGITVAHVVSSSFFAGKCEAAGVDAIVAEGFEAGGHNGREETTTMTLIPSVRKATKLPLLAAGGIGSGEAMLAAMVLGAEGVQIGSAFAVSEESSAHPEFKRLVTELGEGGTKLALKKLAPVRLIKNNFFNQVDEAEKAGQTPEAMAELLGRGRAKKGIFEGDLDEGELEIGQVSAQLNQIRPVAEIMGDIISAYEAAQKSVGQGRFEF, from the coding sequence ATGAATCGAATTTGTAATTTATTCAATATAAAATACCCTGTTATACAAGGGGGAATGGTTTGGTGTTCGGGATGGAAACTGGCTTCGGCAGTGAGTAACAGCGGTGGCCTGGGGCTGATTGGTGCCGGGTCGATGCACCCCGAAACGCTGGAGGAGCACATCGTGAAAATGAAGGCTGCCACCGATAAATCTTTTGGGGTGAACGTGCCTTTGATGTACCCCGAAACTGAGCGGGTTATGGATATTATTGCTGCTCACGAAGTTCCCGTGGTTTTTACATCGGCAGGTAGTCCTAAAAAATGGACAGGCTGGTTAAAAGACAAAGGAATTACAGTGGCACATGTGGTTTCGAGCTCGTTTTTTGCCGGTAAATGTGAGGCAGCCGGTGTTGACGCCATTGTTGCCGAAGGTTTTGAAGCCGGTGGCCATAATGGCCGCGAAGAAACCACAACAATGACACTGATTCCATCGGTGCGAAAAGCCACAAAACTGCCCTTGCTCGCAGCCGGCGGAATAGGATCGGGAGAAGCGATGCTGGCCGCAATGGTTTTGGGTGCTGAAGGGGTACAAATCGGATCGGCATTTGCCGTGTCGGAAGAATCATCGGCGCACCCTGAGTTTAAACGTTTAGTAACCGAACTAGGCGAAGGCGGCACAAAACTGGCACTAAAAAAGCTAGCGCCTGTGCGTTTGATAAAAAACAACTTTTTTAATCAGGTTGACGAAGCTGAAAAGGCAGGGCAAACGCCTGAAGCAATGGCGGAATTATTGGGTCGTGGCCGGGCAAAAAAAGGAATCTTTGAAGGTGATCTCGACGAAGGCGAGCTGGAGATTGGACAGGTTTCTGCTCAGTTAAATCAGATTCGACCAGTTGCAGAAATTATGGGCGATATTATTTCGGCATACGAAGCTGCCCAAAAATCCGTGGGGCAGGGACGGTTTGAATTTTAG
- the folP gene encoding dihydropteroate synthase, protein MLITQSAGKFLKRNSTLHLGEKEVDLSIPVVAGIVNITPDSFFDGGKMEDETTMLKAVEQMVADGAGIIDVGAVSTRPGSKTVSTKEELARLLPAVKAIHKSFPDVALSVDTFRSWVAVRVIDEVGPIIINDISGGSLDSNMFETVGKLQVPYILSHIKGTPLNMQEDPQYDDLIREVAQYFAERVKKLNKLGVKEVILDPGFGFGKTLDHNYELLNKLDAFKVYQLPVMVGLSRKSMIWKALDAQPETALNGTSVANTLALMGGADILRVHDVKEAVEAVKIFCEIKATII, encoded by the coding sequence ATGTTGATTACGCAGTCTGCGGGTAAATTCCTAAAACGAAACAGTACATTACATCTTGGCGAAAAAGAAGTTGATTTATCCATTCCGGTAGTGGCCGGAATTGTGAATATTACGCCCGATTCGTTTTTCGATGGTGGAAAAATGGAAGACGAAACCACCATGTTAAAAGCTGTTGAGCAAATGGTTGCTGATGGCGCCGGAATTATTGATGTGGGGGCGGTTTCCACCCGTCCGGGATCAAAAACTGTTTCAACAAAAGAAGAGCTGGCGCGTTTGTTACCGGCAGTAAAGGCAATTCATAAATCTTTTCCTGATGTTGCGCTTTCGGTCGATACATTTCGCTCGTGGGTAGCCGTTCGTGTAATCGATGAGGTAGGGCCAATAATCATTAACGATATTTCGGGAGGATCGCTGGATAGCAATATGTTTGAAACTGTTGGGAAATTACAGGTTCCGTATATTTTGTCGCATATAAAAGGAACGCCTTTGAATATGCAGGAAGATCCTCAGTACGACGACCTGATTCGTGAAGTTGCGCAGTATTTTGCCGAGCGTGTAAAAAAGCTAAACAAACTGGGCGTAAAAGAAGTGATTCTTGATCCCGGTTTTGGTTTTGGAAAAACACTCGATCACAACTACGAGTTGTTGAACAAGCTCGATGCGTTTAAAGTGTACCAACTTCCGGTGATGGTGGGATTAAGCCGTAAATCGATGATTTGGAAAGCATTGGATGCTCAACCCGAAACGGCATTAAACGGCACATCGGTGGCCAACACCCTGGCATTAATGGGTGGGGCCGACATCTTGCGTGTACACGACGTAAAAGAAGCGGTTGAGGCCGTAAAAATATTTTGTGAAATTAAAGCTACAATCATTTGA
- a CDS encoding DUF1599 domain-containing protein: protein MDRTNQQYDQVISICRNIFSKKMTDYGTAWRILRPTSLTDQIYIKAQRIRSIEEKGVTKVDEGVKPEFIGIINYCIMGLIQLELGTSDQEVPHEQIQELYDKYFNEAKTLMMDKNHDYGEAWRNMRISSYTDLILMKIQRTKQIEDNQGKTLISEGIDANYMDMINYSVFAMIKIEFENKE from the coding sequence ATGGACAGAACAAACCAGCAATACGACCAGGTAATTTCAATTTGCCGTAATATATTTTCGAAGAAAATGACCGATTACGGCACAGCATGGCGAATATTGCGTCCGACCTCACTCACCGACCAGATTTACATTAAAGCACAACGCATACGAAGCATTGAAGAAAAAGGTGTTACAAAAGTCGACGAAGGTGTAAAACCTGAATTTATTGGTATTATTAATTACTGTATTATGGGCCTGATTCAACTGGAGTTAGGAACATCAGACCAGGAGGTACCCCATGAACAAATCCAGGAACTTTACGACAAATACTTTAACGAGGCCAAAACGCTGATGATGGATAAAAACCACGATTACGGCGAGGCCTGGCGAAATATGCGCATCAGTTCGTACACCGATCTGATTTTAATGAAAATACAACGCACAAAACAAATAGAAGATAACCAGGGCAAAACACTTATTTCTGAAGGAATTGATGCCAACTATATGGATATGATCAATTACTCTGTGTTTGCCATGATTAAAATTGAATTTGAAAACAAAGAATAA
- the cdaA gene encoding diadenylate cyclase CdaA, whose product MLAFITIRFLDILDILLVAFLLYQLYRLIKGTVAFNIVIGLFSLYLVWLTVKALNMELLGSIMGYFIGVGAIALIIVFHPEIRKFLLFIGTNYNVNKILMLDKLFSQGRPKSINQQQIDNIVDACQSMGKTKTGALIVVAKESELNDQINTGEKINAKISSALIRTIFFKNSPLHDGAIIIKGNLIVAAGCILPLTQKELDKALGLRHRAAVGMTENTDALCIVVSEERGSISVAQKGEIKRRLSKETLVQILEENIIEDDETAGHKK is encoded by the coding sequence ATGCTGGCATTTATAACCATACGATTTCTTGATATCCTCGATATTTTGCTGGTGGCATTTTTGCTCTACCAGCTTTACCGCCTTATAAAAGGAACGGTAGCTTTTAATATTGTTATCGGGCTGTTTTCGCTCTATCTGGTTTGGCTGACGGTGAAAGCGCTGAACATGGAGCTGCTGGGCTCGATAATGGGGTATTTTATTGGTGTAGGTGCCATTGCGCTTATTATCGTGTTCCACCCCGAAATTCGAAAATTTCTGCTTTTTATCGGTACCAATTATAATGTGAATAAAATACTGATGCTCGACAAGTTATTCTCTCAGGGGAGACCCAAGAGCATTAATCAGCAACAGATCGATAATATTGTTGATGCCTGCCAGTCGATGGGGAAAACAAAAACCGGAGCGCTCATTGTTGTGGCAAAAGAATCCGAATTAAACGACCAGATTAATACCGGAGAAAAGATCAATGCAAAAATATCATCGGCGCTTATTCGCACTATATTTTTCAAGAACTCGCCACTGCACGACGGAGCCATAATTATTAAAGGAAACCTAATTGTTGCAGCAGGTTGTATTCTTCCGTTAACGCAGAAAGAGTTAGACAAAGCTCTGGGACTTCGCCACCGTGCAGCTGTTGGTATGACGGAAAATACCGATGCCTTATGTATTGTCGTTTCGGAAGAACGAGGATCGATATCAGTGGCACAAAAAGGTGAAATTAAACGACGTTTGTCAAAAGAAACGCTCGTACAAATTCTGGAAGAAAACATCATTGAAGACGACGAAACTGCCGGTCATAAAAAGTAG
- the tpiA gene encoding triose-phosphate isomerase, which yields MRQKIVAGNWKCNTTVQEGVELAKAVDAIVASEGADDVVVVLGTPFTHITKVVESVNTERIGVAAQNCAAEAKGAFTGEVSAEMVKSTGAGYVILGHSERREYYGETSEILNKKVALALENGLTPIYCCGEALDIREAGTHNEYVVNQLEETVFQLSAEDFKKIVIAYEPIWAIGTGVTASSDQAQDMHANIRAAITAKFGEEVAEGTSILYGGSCKASNANELFANKDVDGGLIGGASLKAEDFIGIINGF from the coding sequence ATGAGACAAAAGATAGTTGCAGGAAACTGGAAATGTAACACCACCGTGCAAGAAGGTGTTGAGTTGGCAAAAGCTGTTGACGCGATTGTAGCAAGCGAAGGTGCTGACGATGTAGTTGTTGTGTTGGGAACACCATTTACACACATTACAAAAGTAGTTGAATCTGTAAATACCGAAAGAATTGGTGTTGCTGCGCAAAACTGTGCTGCCGAAGCTAAAGGAGCTTTCACTGGTGAAGTTTCTGCTGAAATGGTAAAATCAACAGGTGCCGGGTACGTAATTTTAGGTCACTCTGAGCGTCGTGAATACTACGGTGAAACCAGCGAGATCCTGAACAAAAAAGTGGCACTTGCATTAGAGAACGGATTAACTCCTATCTACTGCTGTGGTGAAGCTTTGGATATTCGCGAAGCCGGAACACACAACGAATATGTTGTAAATCAACTGGAAGAAACAGTTTTCCAACTGTCGGCCGAAGATTTCAAAAAAATCGTAATTGCTTACGAACCAATCTGGGCAATCGGAACCGGTGTAACTGCCAGCTCAGACCAGGCACAAGATATGCATGCTAACATTCGCGCTGCAATTACTGCTAAATTTGGTGAAGAAGTTGCTGAAGGAACTTCAATTCTTTACGGTGGTAGCTGTAAAGCAAGTAATGCAAACGAATTATTCGCCAACAAAGATGTTGACGGAGGTTTGATTGGTGGAGCTTCATTAAAAGCTGAGGATTTTATCGGAATCATCAACGGTTTCTAG
- a CDS encoding BT_3928 family protein gives MNIVKQLARILFGIVFIFSGFVKGIDPWGSAYKFTDYFNAIGFDSLLWAAFPLGVLLAFAEFAIGVAFFFNWRMRLFSWLGLLFMAFFTPLTLWIALKNPVTDCGCFGDALVISNWETFYKNLVFITLAIIVVVNRKWYAEKVKSIVPGILSVSVFIVYFGIVYYSYSHLPVFDFRPYKVGTNIPEAMSIPDDAPQEIYENTFYYKNKNTGEVKEFTEENYPWQDTTNWEYNDMESNLVQEGYVPPIHDFTIESPEGDDIKDFFIYDENYVFMLVAYDLHKTSTRSQEEINTLAHWALDKGYSFVCLTSTLQDEALQFAEENRAPYEFFNCDEITLKTMIRSNPGLIVMKDGTILYKWHYNDIPSPEEVEAEFE, from the coding sequence ATGAATATTGTTAAGCAACTCGCACGAATTCTTTTTGGTATTGTTTTTATTTTCTCCGGATTTGTAAAAGGAATCGACCCGTGGGGATCGGCCTACAAATTTACCGACTATTTTAATGCCATAGGGTTCGATTCGTTGCTTTGGGCAGCCTTTCCACTGGGAGTTTTGCTGGCTTTTGCCGAATTTGCCATTGGTGTGGCCTTTTTCTTTAACTGGCGGATGCGGTTGTTTTCGTGGCTGGGTTTATTATTCATGGCCTTTTTTACACCTTTAACACTTTGGATCGCACTCAAGAATCCGGTTACCGATTGTGGTTGTTTTGGCGATGCACTGGTAATTTCGAACTGGGAAACATTTTATAAAAACCTTGTATTTATTACGCTGGCAATAATTGTAGTTGTCAACCGAAAATGGTATGCCGAAAAGGTAAAAAGTATAGTTCCGGGTATACTAAGTGTTAGTGTTTTTATTGTTTACTTCGGCATTGTTTATTACTCGTACAGCCACTTGCCGGTTTTCGATTTCAGGCCTTACAAAGTGGGCACCAATATTCCGGAAGCCATGAGCATTCCCGACGATGCGCCACAGGAAATCTATGAGAACACATTTTATTACAAGAACAAGAACACCGGCGAGGTTAAAGAATTCACGGAAGAGAATTATCCGTGGCAAGACACCACAAACTGGGAATATAACGACATGGAATCGAACCTGGTGCAGGAAGGTTACGTACCGCCAATTCATGATTTCACCATTGAATCACCCGAAGGAGATGACATAAAAGACTTCTTTATTTACGACGAGAATTATGTGTTTATGCTCGTAGCTTACGACCTGCATAAAACCAGCACCAGGTCGCAGGAAGAGATTAACACATTAGCGCATTGGGCGCTGGATAAAGGGTATTCGTTTGTTTGCCTCACCTCTACCCTGCAGGATGAAGCTTTGCAATTTGCTGAAGAGAATAGAGCACCATACGAATTCTTTAATTGCGACGAGATTACCTTAAAAACAATGATTCGTTCGAACCCCGGATTGATCGTAATGAAAGACGGGACCATTCTGTATAAATGGCATTACAACGACATTCCTTCGCCGGAAGAGGTTGAAGCTGAGTTTGAGTAG
- a CDS encoding prephenate dehydratase: MKRIAIQGIAGSFHEDAARRYFDEDIEVVECKTFTTVCEMIDNDQVDYAVMAIENSIAGSLLNNYQLIRDYHLRIIGEIYIHIQMNLLVNEGVKAEDIKDIHSHPIALRQCMEYIEHNYPNAQLHEKLDTAASSKLVSDKKLKDAASIANLRSADLYGLSVLDTGIETNKKNYTRFWVLSKHGNPTEGSNKASVCFEVGHFYGSLAAVLNTFAKNEINLTKIQSVPKIGKPNEYMFHVDIEWEKPENYDRAIHQVLKCASSLSILGEYQKGNLHNE; this comes from the coding sequence ATGAAACGGATAGCAATTCAAGGAATAGCCGGCTCTTTTCACGAAGATGCGGCCCGACGATATTTTGATGAAGATATTGAGGTGGTTGAGTGTAAGACATTTACTACCGTATGCGAGATGATTGATAACGACCAGGTGGATTATGCCGTTATGGCCATTGAAAACTCCATTGCCGGTAGTTTATTGAATAATTACCAGCTGATTCGCGATTATCATTTGCGCATTATTGGCGAAATATATATTCATATTCAAATGAATTTACTGGTGAATGAAGGAGTGAAAGCGGAGGATATTAAGGATATTCATTCGCACCCCATTGCTTTGCGCCAGTGTATGGAATATATCGAGCACAATTATCCGAACGCCCAGTTGCACGAAAAGCTCGATACGGCAGCATCGTCGAAACTAGTGTCTGATAAAAAACTAAAAGACGCGGCATCGATAGCAAACCTGCGCTCGGCCGATTTATATGGATTGAGTGTACTGGATACCGGAATTGAAACCAACAAAAAGAATTATACCCGTTTCTGGGTTTTGTCGAAACATGGCAACCCAACCGAGGGAAGCAACAAAGCATCGGTGTGTTTCGAAGTTGGACACTTTTACGGATCGCTGGCAGCAGTGTTAAATACTTTTGCCAAAAATGAGATTAACCTCACCAAAATTCAGTCGGTGCCAAAAATTGGTAAACCCAATGAATATATGTTCCACGTTGATATTGAGTGGGAAAAACCCGAAAATTACGATCGCGCTATTCATCAGGTGCTGAAATGTGCATCGAGCCTGTCGATTTTAGGCGAATATCAAAAAGGAAACCTGCATAATGAATAA